From Anomalospiza imberbis isolate Cuckoo-Finch-1a 21T00152 chromosome 14, ASM3175350v1, whole genome shotgun sequence, a single genomic window includes:
- the HMGB3 gene encoding LOW QUALITY PROTEIN: high mobility group protein B3 (The sequence of the model RefSeq protein was modified relative to this genomic sequence to represent the inferred CDS: inserted 1 base in 1 codon) → MSGRGGCFKRQSPAANQAALVGSQREAEPRRAPRRALRSXSCPHYREQYRVKMAKGDPKKPKGKMSAYAFFVQTCREEHKKKNPEVPVNFAEFSKKCSERWKTMSSKEKAKFDEMAKADKVRYDREMKDYGPAKGGKKKKDPNAPKRPPSGFFLFCSEFRPKIKSTNPGISIGDVAKKLGEMWNNLSDGEKQPYNNKAAKLKEKYEKDVADYKSKGKFDGAKGAATKAARKKVEEEDEEEEEDEEEEDEDDDDE, encoded by the exons ATGAGCGGGCGAGGAGGTTGTTTTAAACGGCAGAGCCCCGCAGCCAATCAGGCCGCTCTCGTAGGCAGCCAACGCGAGGCTGAGCCGCGCCGAGCCCCGCGTCGTGCCCTGCGCT GCTCCTGTCCACACTACCGCGAACAATACAG AGTCAAGATGGCTAAAGGTGATCCGAAGAAGCCCAAGGGCAAGATGTCTGCCTATGCCTTCTTTGTGCAGACGTGCCGTGAGGAACATAAGAAAAAGAACCCAGAGGTTCCAGTCAACTTTGCAGAGTTTTCCAAGAAGTGCTCAGAGAGGTGGAAG acCATGTCAAGCAAGGAAAAGGCTAAATTTGATGAGATGGCAAAGGCTGATAAGGTACGATATGATAGAGAAATGAAGGACTATGGACCAGCTAAGGGTGGCAAGAAGAAGAAGGACCCCAATGCCCCAAAACGACCACC GTCTGgcttcttcctcttctgttcAGAGTTTCGCCCCAAGATCAAGTCCACAAACCCTGGCATATCTATTGGGGATGTAGCGAAGAAATTGGGCGAAATGTGGAACAACCTCAGTGATGGTGAAAAGCAGCCTTACAATAATAAGGCAGCTAAACTGAAGGAGAAGTACGAGAAG GATGTTGCAGACTACAAGTCTAAAGGAAAGTTTGATGGCGCAAAGGGAGCAGCAACCAAAGCTGCTCGGAAAAAGGTAGAGGAAGAAGacgaagaggaggaggaggatgaagaagaggaggatgaagatgatgatgatgaataA